The following proteins are encoded in a genomic region of Cyclonatronum proteinivorum:
- a CDS encoding urea ABC transporter substrate-binding protein: MKTAHIFQKTTIAFICVFLFSCGNSGQTEVPKDGASGPIPVGVLHSLTGTMAISEQGVVNATLLAIEEINAAGGVNGRKIEATIRDGASSGQVFAREAERLITEDQVDVVFGCWTSDSRKTVRPVFEQYDHLLFYPVQYEGMELSPNIVYTGAAPNQQIMPAVKWAMDNLGDRFYLVGSDYVFPHAANAIIKDQVQSLGGQILGEAYVLLGSTAVDLIADEIARLEPDVILNTLNGDSNIAFFEALRLREITPDLIPTISFSIAETELLLMGSAPFEGDYAAWNYFQSVPGSRNETFVAAYRAMFGSDAVINDPMEAAYTGVYLWALAAEEAGSTSPEAVRNALGGLSLDAPHGPVSIDGDTQHLWKTVRIGQIRADGQFDIVWSTTKPVRPLPYPSYRSPQDWQQFLDELYRKWGGNWARQAEISEVQLP, translated from the coding sequence ATGAAGACGGCTCATATTTTTCAGAAAACTACTATCGCATTCATTTGCGTGTTCCTGTTTTCGTGCGGAAACAGCGGGCAGACGGAAGTCCCGAAAGATGGCGCAAGCGGACCCATTCCGGTGGGGGTGCTGCATTCGCTCACCGGAACCATGGCGATAAGTGAACAGGGCGTAGTGAACGCAACGCTGCTGGCGATTGAGGAGATAAATGCGGCAGGCGGTGTAAACGGCCGTAAAATTGAAGCAACGATACGGGACGGCGCCTCGAGCGGGCAGGTTTTTGCCCGTGAGGCAGAGCGGCTGATTACAGAAGATCAGGTTGACGTTGTGTTTGGGTGCTGGACGTCCGATTCCCGTAAAACCGTGCGTCCGGTGTTCGAGCAGTACGATCATTTGCTGTTCTACCCCGTGCAGTACGAAGGGATGGAGCTTTCCCCCAACATTGTTTACACCGGAGCAGCCCCCAATCAGCAGATTATGCCGGCCGTAAAGTGGGCGATGGATAACCTTGGAGACCGTTTCTACCTCGTTGGTTCTGACTATGTGTTTCCGCATGCTGCCAATGCGATTATCAAAGATCAGGTGCAGTCGCTTGGGGGGCAGATTTTGGGGGAAGCATACGTTTTGCTGGGCAGCACCGCGGTTGATCTCATAGCGGATGAAATTGCGCGCCTTGAACCCGATGTCATTCTCAACACGCTCAACGGGGACAGCAACATTGCTTTTTTCGAGGCCCTGCGTTTGCGCGAAATCACGCCGGACCTCATTCCTACCATTTCTTTTAGTATTGCCGAAACAGAGCTGTTGCTGATGGGAAGCGCTCCTTTTGAAGGTGATTATGCAGCATGGAATTATTTTCAAAGTGTGCCCGGCAGCAGGAATGAGACGTTTGTTGCGGCTTACCGGGCGATGTTTGGCTCCGATGCGGTCATCAACGATCCTATGGAGGCGGCTTACACCGGGGTGTACTTATGGGCACTGGCGGCTGAAGAGGCCGGAAGCACCTCCCCCGAAGCCGTCAGAAATGCGCTTGGTGGTCTCTCGCTTGATGCCCCGCACGGGCCGGTGAGCATCGACGGCGATACACAGCACCTGTGGAAAACTGTGCGGATCGGGCAAATCAGGGCCGACGGGCAGTTCGATATTGTGTGGAGCACAACCAAGCCTGTGCGTCCCTTGCCGTATCCGTCTTACCGTAGCCCGCAGGACTGGCAGCAGTTTTTGGATGAGCTGTACCGCAAATGGGGCGGAAACTGGGCCAGACAAGCGGAAATTTCGGAGGTACAACTGCCATGA
- a CDS encoding hybrid sensor histidine kinase/response regulator: protein MRKLHSNSTELALLILLVALVPLLLTFFMGNNIFRASIEDKNRLDLAALANSTRDQIEEIVNGRIRDANTLARLPHWQQLLSADDFSDLSEGALNTFLVSYLLEKGYDDLMLTDAEGIIRFSIRNPELTGYSIHEHEKLGREISESIDAANTLLQTEISNFSWFPPAQASVAFITSPVFIEGLIAGNVVLKVPGSLLEGILANLSFLGDTGEILMIASQGGELLFTQSARFSPELRAGDPDHQQLTDAALRALSGNQGGGILQDALGNPVKAEWRYIPAMNWALLIKIDRKEIYRPVQAFFRAFVLILGLALLLGVVLAWAAHHLVTRPLELLTAEVKLPEDEPLPAGLQIRGRHEVRELSEAFNSLLGKLNAHQKNLELKIEERTVKLKDALHAAEAASIAKGSFLANMSHEIRTPLNGVIGFTELLLNTELDDVQLQYAENANVSGKALLGVINDILDFSKIEAGGLELELVEAEMAEIVEQAVDVVKYQAGIKKLELLLFMPPDLPAVAVVDPVRLKQILLNLLNNAVKFTEKGEVEMRVSFTRKTETRGCYTFEVRDTGIGISESQQAQLFKPFSQADSSTTRRYGGTGLGLAISGLLAKKMGASIAVNSKPGEGSVFAFTIETDIVDAPLLPKAGTVNPGKILIVDDNDANRLILEHNFSYWHFDFRSCASGAEALEALKEETFGLLILDYHMPETDGLDTLQRIRKELNVSPDQLPVLMLHSAVDTPDLRAQFRKLGVAVSLTKPVKATELWYYIRKISRGIPDYPQDKEVQQNARNSNSHTLNKDKESAEAEGAALKSQSSSAPCTILIAEDIQLNMVLIKTVLKKILPDVRLLQAADGEAAVALWEAHRPDLILMDVQMPRLDGTAATEKIRALERMSGVPHAKRVPVVALTAGALKEEREKALQSGMNDFLTKPLNSGRLSEVLEQLLPVG from the coding sequence ATGAGGAAACTACACTCCAACAGTACCGAATTGGCACTGCTCATTTTGCTGGTCGCACTTGTCCCCCTGCTGCTGACCTTTTTTATGGGGAACAATATTTTTCGGGCATCCATCGAAGATAAAAACCGGCTGGATCTCGCCGCCCTGGCCAACTCAACCCGTGATCAGATTGAAGAGATTGTGAACGGGCGCATTCGCGATGCCAACACCCTTGCCCGTCTCCCCCACTGGCAGCAATTGCTTTCTGCCGATGATTTTTCTGACTTGTCGGAAGGTGCGCTTAACACCTTTCTTGTAAGCTATCTTCTGGAAAAAGGATATGATGATCTGATGCTTACCGATGCAGAGGGTATTATTCGGTTTTCAATCAGGAATCCTGAGCTTACCGGCTATTCGATACATGAACACGAGAAACTTGGCCGGGAAATCTCAGAAAGTATTGATGCTGCCAATACCCTGCTGCAGACCGAAATTTCCAACTTTTCGTGGTTTCCTCCGGCTCAGGCCTCGGTGGCTTTTATCACATCTCCTGTGTTTATTGAAGGGCTTATTGCCGGAAATGTAGTGCTTAAGGTGCCGGGCTCTTTGCTTGAAGGCATTCTCGCAAACCTGAGTTTTTTGGGTGATACAGGTGAAATTCTGATGATTGCGAGTCAGGGCGGCGAGCTGCTGTTCACGCAGTCGGCCCGTTTTTCTCCGGAGCTTCGTGCAGGCGACCCGGACCATCAGCAGCTTACGGATGCCGCACTGCGGGCCCTTTCCGGCAACCAGGGCGGGGGTATTTTGCAGGATGCCCTTGGCAATCCGGTGAAAGCCGAATGGCGCTACATCCCGGCCATGAACTGGGCGCTGCTCATAAAAATAGACCGGAAAGAGATTTACCGCCCGGTGCAGGCCTTTTTTCGGGCGTTCGTGCTTATCCTGGGTCTGGCGCTGCTTTTGGGTGTTGTCCTGGCATGGGCAGCCCATCATTTGGTTACCCGCCCGCTGGAGCTGCTTACGGCAGAAGTAAAGCTGCCCGAAGATGAGCCCCTGCCTGCCGGACTCCAAATCAGAGGCAGACACGAAGTTCGCGAGCTGAGTGAAGCATTCAACAGTCTGTTAGGTAAGCTTAACGCTCACCAAAAAAATCTGGAGCTAAAAATAGAGGAGCGCACCGTCAAGCTGAAGGATGCGCTTCATGCAGCAGAGGCCGCAAGCATCGCCAAAGGGTCCTTCCTGGCCAATATGAGTCACGAAATTCGGACCCCGCTCAATGGCGTAATTGGCTTTACGGAATTACTGCTGAACACCGAGCTCGATGATGTTCAGTTGCAGTACGCCGAAAATGCGAATGTTTCAGGTAAAGCGCTGCTTGGGGTGATTAACGATATTCTGGATTTTTCCAAGATTGAAGCCGGGGGACTTGAGCTTGAATTGGTAGAGGCTGAGATGGCTGAAATCGTGGAACAGGCTGTGGATGTTGTGAAGTATCAGGCCGGTATTAAGAAGCTTGAGCTGTTGCTGTTCATGCCGCCTGATCTGCCGGCTGTGGCTGTGGTAGACCCGGTCCGGCTTAAACAAATCTTATTAAACCTGCTCAACAACGCAGTAAAATTCACAGAAAAAGGTGAAGTGGAAATGCGGGTAAGCTTCACCAGGAAAACAGAAACAAGGGGCTGCTACACCTTTGAGGTACGCGATACCGGAATCGGAATCAGTGAGTCGCAGCAGGCACAGCTTTTTAAACCGTTTAGTCAGGCGGATAGCTCAACGACGCGCCGCTATGGCGGGACGGGGCTCGGTCTCGCCATCAGTGGACTGCTCGCAAAGAAGATGGGGGCTTCGATTGCCGTAAATAGTAAACCCGGCGAGGGTTCTGTTTTTGCTTTCACCATTGAGACTGATATCGTAGATGCGCCGCTCCTGCCAAAAGCAGGCACTGTTAATCCCGGCAAAATTCTGATTGTGGATGACAACGATGCGAACCGCCTGATTTTGGAACATAACTTCAGCTACTGGCACTTTGATTTTCGCAGCTGCGCCTCCGGTGCTGAAGCCCTTGAAGCTTTGAAGGAAGAAACGTTTGGTCTGCTCATTCTCGACTATCATATGCCCGAAACGGACGGACTCGACACCCTGCAGCGCATCCGTAAAGAGCTGAATGTAAGCCCTGATCAACTCCCTGTACTCATGCTCCACAGTGCGGTCGATACGCCCGATTTGCGGGCTCAGTTCCGGAAGCTGGGTGTAGCGGTGAGCCTTACCAAACCAGTTAAGGCTACAGAGCTATGGTACTACATCCGGAAAATCAGTCGGGGTATCCCCGACTATCCGCAGGATAAGGAAGTGCAGCAGAACGCACGAAACAGTAACTCGCATACGCTTAACAAGGACAAAGAATCAGCGGAAGCGGAAGGGGCGGCCCTGAAATCCCAAAGTTCGTCTGCGCCCTGCACAATTTTGATTGCCGAGGACATTCAGCTCAATATGGTGCTCATCAAAACAGTGCTGAAAAAAATACTACCGGATGTAAGGCTGCTGCAGGCTGCTGACGGGGAAGCGGCAGTTGCGCTTTGGGAGGCGCACCGCCCCGATCTGATTCTGATGGATGTACAAATGCCGCGCCTTGACGGTACGGCGGCTACGGAAAAAATACGGGCGCTCGAACGAATGAGCGGCGTGCCGCATGCCAAAAGGGTTCCTGTGGTAGCCCTTACCGCAGGCGCACTGAAAGAGGAGCGCGAAAAAGCACTGCAATCCGGGATGAATGATTTTCTGACCAAACCCCTTAATTCAGGGCGCCTATCCGAAGTGCTGGAGCAGCTTCTCCCGGTCGGTTAG